A single genomic interval of Eleutherodactylus coqui strain aEleCoq1 chromosome 3, aEleCoq1.hap1, whole genome shotgun sequence harbors:
- the LOC136620207 gene encoding jeltraxin-like, translating into MKTLSILFVLLSGCFALAGQNVLLFPKQSVTDYVILKPSVEQALKQLTVCVRSYSDLQREHSLFSLATPGKDNAFLIYPVPPNKICISINNEDLYFNVDPDVLDWKQTCVAWDSATGLLQLWVNAKRYPRRVTTSRSPIGPQMSVILGQDQDTFGGGFQASQCFVGEMSDVNMWDYILDTKTISNNYLYKSGNIFSWTNGAKEIKGGVISLERYCNSL; encoded by the exons atgaAAACCCTTTCCATCTTGTTTGTTCTTCTATCTGGATGTTTTGCACTGGCAG GCCAAAATGTTCTCCTTTTCCCTAAGCAATCAGTCACTGACTATGTGATTCTGAAGCCATCTGTGGAACAAGCTTTAAAACAACTCACCGTATGTGTGCGCTCCTATAGCGACCTCCAACGAGAACATTCTCTTTTTTCCTTGGCCACGCCTGGAAAAGACAATGCTTTCCTTATTTATCCAGTACCACCAAACAAGATTTGTATCTCCATAAATAATGAAGATCTTTACTTCAATGTGGATCCTGATGTTCTAGACTGGAAACAGACTTGTGTTGCTTGGGACTCTGCGACCGGGCTGCTCCAACTGTGGGTCAATGCCAAGCGTTACCCTAGAAGAGTTACTACAAGCAGATCCCCCATAGGACCTCAGATGAGTGTCATCCTTGGGCAGGACCAGGACACTTTTGGTGGTGGGTTTCAGGCAAGCCAGTGTTTTGTTGGTGAAATGTCTGATGTCAATATGTGGGATTACATTCTTGACACCAAGACCATTTCTAATAATTATCTTTATAAATCTGGAAATATCTTTAGCTGGACAAATGGAGCTAAGGAGATCAAAGGGGGAGTCATCAGCTTGGAAAGATACTGCAATTCTCTATGA